From Anoplopoma fimbria isolate UVic2021 breed Golden Eagle Sablefish chromosome 11, Afim_UVic_2022, whole genome shotgun sequence, one genomic window encodes:
- the tmed1a gene encoding transmembrane emp24 domain-containing protein 1a, whose translation MLRMKNVSGELCLLACLILTIDLTLGLGPNKDMEFTFLLSAGSTECFFQTAARNDSLEVEYQVIAGSGLDVGFVLVSPSGYRLASDFRRSEGLHTVDQTENGDYRLCFDNSFSKLSEKMVFFAVILNRQSSGAYGGQNEWVEESMVEYKLEDIRVSMDSVHRNLERSRQVLTVLRTLEARDRYLLEDNLWRVSFWSCLNMFVILTVAVTQIYTLRRLFDGTKRVCT comes from the exons ATGCTGAGGATGAAGAATGTGTCTGGAGAGCTCTGTTTGCTGGCATGTTTAATCCTGACTATAGACTTGACTTTGGGTTTGGGGCCAAACAAAGACATGGAGTTTACATTTCTACTATCTGCCGGCAGCACGGAGTGTTTTTTCCAAACTGCAGCGAGGAACGACAGCCTGGAAGTTGAATACCAG GTGATAGCTGGTTCAGGTCTGGATGTTGGCTTCGTCCTGGTCTCACCCAGCGGATACCGGCTGGCCTCCGACTTCAGGAGGTCCGAGGGCCTTCACAC GGTGGACCAAACAGAAAACGGGGACTACCGGCTGTGTTTCGACAACAGCTTCAGTAAACTGTCAGAGAAGATGGTGTTCTTTGCGGTGATCCTTAATAGACAGAGCAGTGGTGCATATGGAGGCCAAAATGAGTGGGTGGAGGAAAGCATGGTGGAGTACAAACTGGAGGACATcagg GTGAGCATGGACTCTGTGCACCGGAACCTGGAGAGGAGCCGCCAGGTCCTGACCGTGCTGCGGACGCTGGAGGCGCGGGACCGCTACCTGCTGGAGGACAACCTGTGGCGCGTGTCCTTCTGGTCCTGCCTCAACATGTTCGTCATCCTCACCGTCGCTGTCACTCAAATATACACGTTGCGACGGCTCTTCGACGGCACCAAGCGGGTCTGCACGTAA
- the LOC129098889 gene encoding uncharacterized protein LOC129098889, whose translation MPQPTQNSLIHVLLMWIAILSIVQVVFIVLFFTAGHHGMSQNSSAVAPERPMQFQKNNTPSESPSDHGLILGKGKMLIFKATKVNGKMKWRAKNRNQGLVSEEDGGKVLKMKGDGYFFLHLQLTLFSCNATWGLEQTVSLKKLQDDKVEDKVILQGWFNTKTCSTGFLGKVEELHAGSTLEVIVNLPTTEYSINESLTYLGIIYIYEPR comes from the exons ATGCCACAGCCTACCCAGAATTCCCTAATCCATGTCCTCCTGATGTGGATCGCCATCCTGTCCATTGTCCAGGTTGTGTTCATCGTCCTCTTCTTCACAGCTGGACATCACGGCATG TCTCAGAACAGTAGCGCTGTAGCACCAGAGCGCCCAATGCAATTCCAGAAAAACAATACACCTTCG gaGTCCCCCTCAGACCATGGCCTTATCTTGGGCAAAGGCAAAATGCTCATCTTTAAGGCCACTAAAG TCAACGGGAAAATGAAATGGAGGGCAAAGAATCGAAATCAGGGCCTGGTTTCAGAAGAGGACGGAGGAAAAGTTCTGAAAATGAAGGGGGATGGATACTTCTTCCTACATCTCCAGTTGACACTGTTTTCATGTAATGCAACATGGGGATTGGAGCAGACGGTCAGCCTGAAGAAGCTGCAGGATGACAAAGTCGAAGACAAAGTCATCCTGCAGGGTTGgtttaacacaaaaacatgcagcaCAGGCTTCCTCGGCAAGGTGGAGGAGCTTCATGCTGGAAGCACCCTGGAGGTTATCGTCAACCTGCCAACCACTGAGTATTCCATCAATGAATCTCTGACCTACCTGGGCATCATCTACATTTATGAGCCTAGATGA
- the tnfsf14 gene encoding tumor necrosis factor ligand superfamily member 14, translating to MSNVGYPSVCVVDTHTTRPAVPPRMTQEKRRAGPAQILLFLLVTVALCGLVIEACFIYRLYQPEAATSASFSKLSSGQGITPTPKTRSLVVLPSKPVAHLTDGQDVVHGKQIMAWSMNADPLLHEMDYKDNSLVILKEGYYYVYSKVSFIENKVFNHSIKRNTDRYFGNSIPLLMSRTFSKRPNQMRLNSYLAGVFHLTKGDAIFVEVSNTSHIARFKSYENIFGAYMI from the exons ATGTCCAATGTTGGAtatccctctgtgtgtgtggtggacaCCCACACCACCCGGCCCGCGGTGCCACCCAGGATGACCCAGGAGAAACGGCGTGCTGGGCCGGCCCAGATCCTGCTGTTCCTGCTGGTGACCGTGGCGTTGTGCGGCTTGGTCATAGAAGCCTGCTTCATCTACCGTCTCTACCAGCCAGAAGCT GCCACCTCGGCATCGTTCTCTAAGCTCAGCTCAG GTCAAGGCATTACTCCTACCCCTAAAACTCGCAGTCTTGTTGTTCTTCCTTCCAAACCGGTTGCACATCTGACAG atgGACAAGATGTAGTTCACGGAAAACAAATCATGGCTTGGAGCATGAATGCCGACCCTCTCCTCCATGAAATGGACTACAAAGACAATAGTCTTGTTATTCTGAAGGAGGGTTATTACTATGTGTATTCCAAGGTTTCCTTCATAGAGAATAAAGTATTTAACCACTCTATTAAACGGAACACCGATCGGTACTTTGGGAATAGTATTCCCCTCCTGATGTccagaacattttcaaagagGCCCAACCAAATGCGATTAAACAGTTACTTGGCTGGAGTGTTTCACCTCACAAAGGGCGACGCCATTTTTGTGGAAGTGAGCAACACCTCACACATTGCCCGTTTCAAATCCTATGAGAACATCTTCGGAgcatatatgatatga